In a single window of the candidate division WOR-3 bacterium genome:
- a CDS encoding sugar phosphate nucleotidyltransferase — translation MKLYAVILAGGKGERFWPKSRSNFPKQFIALFGKDSLIQKTHKRIKKIIPTKNQFFVISQELAKILAKQITIPKQNIIYEPIGKNTAPAIALAAIYLDKIDPEGTMIVLPSDHLIKDEQSFYQDVKFAYEIAQQDYLVTFGIPATSPETGYGYIHIGDEFRRQNGQISYIGLKFVEKPDLALAKKYLQAKTYLWNSGMFVWRISAILNGIKEYLPEFYDDLIRFQKYIGTAQEWKVLKKLYQNAPATSIDYAVLEKSDNIIVVKANFVWDDVGSWLALERHFVKDNANNVILGKVYYKDTENSIIVSDKNLVATMGIKNLIIVQTNDALLVISKEKASALKELIKIISQEKNGIKYL, via the coding sequence ATGAAACTATATGCCGTAATACTTGCCGGTGGTAAAGGCGAACGTTTCTGGCCCAAAAGCCGAAGTAATTTTCCCAAGCAATTTATTGCTCTTTTCGGCAAGGATTCATTAATCCAAAAGACTCATAAACGAATAAAGAAAATTATTCCCACTAAAAATCAATTCTTTGTGATTTCTCAAGAACTAGCGAAAATATTAGCAAAACAGATAACGATTCCCAAACAAAATATCATCTATGAACCTATTGGCAAAAACACTGCACCAGCCATTGCCTTAGCCGCAATCTATTTAGATAAGATCGACCCTGAGGGAACAATGATTGTTTTGCCTTCAGACCATTTAATTAAGGACGAACAAAGTTTTTATCAAGATGTCAAATTTGCTTATGAAATCGCACAACAGGACTATCTTGTGACTTTTGGTATTCCGGCGACATCCCCGGAAACTGGTTATGGTTATATTCATATTGGAGATGAATTTAGAAGGCAAAATGGACAAATTAGTTATATCGGTTTAAAGTTTGTGGAAAAACCTGATTTGGCGTTGGCGAAAAAATACCTGCAAGCAAAAACCTATCTTTGGAATAGCGGAATGTTCGTTTGGCGAATTTCCGCTATTCTTAATGGTATAAAAGAATATCTACCCGAATTTTATGATGACTTAATTCGCTTTCAGAAATATATTGGAACCGCGCAAGAATGGAAGGTCCTTAAGAAATTATACCAAAATGCACCGGCTACTTCGATTGACTACGCAGTCTTAGAAAAATCGGATAATATTATTGTCGTTAAAGCAAACTTTGTTTGGGATGATGTTGGTAGTTGGTTGGCATTAGAAAGGCATTTTGTAAAAGATAATGCGAATAATGTTATCTTAGGAAAAGTTTATTATAAAGATACCGAAAACTCAATTATCGTAAGCGATAAAAACTTAGTTGCTACTATGGGAATTAAAAACCTAATTATCGTTCAAACGAACGATGCCCTTTTAGTTATTTCCAAAGAAAAAGCATCGGCCTTAAAAGAACTGATAAAAATAATCAGCCAAGAAAAAAATGGAATTAAATATCTGTGA
- a CDS encoding DUF3108 domain-containing protein has translation MFFSLLILVTAFSPGERLFYDIRYGPILVGSLELQVQPNIFWNGESCYHFQAKLKSNPKLNKIFSIDDELNSYVRISDFATLKSEKFIREKNYQATLWAIFDYRQQKIIYSDSSTFVLQPHARDLLTTWYYCRTIDLKFGNDFSIPVHIDKKNYQLKLPVVEVKTINLSNKKYHCAIIEPQTIPKSNLGSIYLSLDKSRYPVIIKNKLFLGELIATLKRVTSGQALEVKSKSNNEGRSKTCDKE, from the coding sequence ATGTTTTTTTCGCTTTTAATATTAGTGACAGCCTTTAGTCCTGGAGAAAGACTTTTCTATGATATTCGTTATGGTCCGATTTTAGTCGGTTCATTAGAACTACAAGTTCAACCGAATATATTTTGGAATGGTGAAAGTTGCTATCATTTTCAAGCCAAACTTAAATCTAATCCCAAATTGAATAAGATATTTTCAATTGATGACGAACTTAATTCTTATGTGCGAATTTCCGATTTTGCAACCCTAAAATCAGAAAAATTTATTAGAGAAAAGAATTATCAAGCAACTTTATGGGCAATCTTTGATTACCGGCAACAAAAAATTATTTATTCAGATAGTAGTACTTTTGTCTTACAACCCCATGCAAGAGATTTACTTACGACCTGGTATTATTGTCGAACCATCGATTTGAAGTTCGGTAATGATTTTTCAATTCCGGTTCATATTGATAAAAAGAATTATCAATTGAAGTTACCGGTAGTTGAAGTTAAGACCATAAATCTCAGTAATAAAAAATATCATTGTGCAATAATTGAGCCACAAACCATCCCCAAATCTAATCTTGGTAGCATTTATCTTTCTTTAGATAAAAGCCGATATCCGGTAATAATTAAAAACAAATTATTTTTGGGTGAACTAATCGCAACATTAAAAAGGGTAACATCGGGTCAGGCTTTAGAAGTAAAAAGCAAATCTAATAACGAAGGTCGGTCAAAGACCTGCGACAAGGAGTAA
- the hslV gene encoding ATP-dependent protease subunit HslV, which translates to MAKFISTTIIGLKKDGKCAMASDGQVTFGDTIVKETAKKIRKVYNNKILVGFAGSAADAFTLFERFENKLEEYHGNLPRAVVELAKDWRQDKVLRRLEALLAILSPQNSYIVSGSGDVIEPDDGIVAIGSGGPIALAVARALTKHTNLEPKIIVQEAIRIAGSINIHTNQEITIETIE; encoded by the coding sequence ATGGCTAAATTTATCTCAACTACTATCATCGGACTTAAAAAAGATGGCAAATGTGCGATGGCAAGCGATGGTCAGGTCACTTTTGGTGATACCATTGTCAAGGAAACTGCCAAGAAGATACGAAAGGTTTATAATAATAAAATTTTGGTCGGATTTGCTGGTTCAGCTGCTGATGCATTTACCTTGTTTGAACGGTTTGAAAATAAACTTGAGGAATATCACGGTAACCTTCCGCGTGCAGTAGTAGAATTAGCTAAAGACTGGCGACAAGATAAAGTGCTGCGACGACTCGAAGCCTTATTGGCAATTTTGAGCCCCCAGAATAGTTATATTGTTTCTGGGTCAGGCGATGTTATTGAACCCGACGATGGAATTGTCGCAATCGGTTCAGGCGGACCAATTGCCTTAGCAGTAGCAAGAGCGTTAACTAAACATACCAATCTTGAGCCCAAAATAATCGTTCAAGAAGCCATAAGAATTGCAGGCTCAATTAACATTCATACTAATCAAGAAATAACCATTGAAACGATCGAATAA
- a CDS encoding metallopeptidase family protein has product MQREQFEEFVIQALHELPEFFKKKLENVSIIIEDVPSLEVQNKMKKGKLDILGLYHGVPYRKRGFWYGNTLPDRIIIYQKPIENIAKTEEEIKELVRKVVMHEIGHYYGLSDEELRQAGV; this is encoded by the coding sequence ATGCAAAGAGAACAGTTTGAAGAGTTTGTTATTCAAGCCTTACATGAGTTGCCCGAATTTTTCAAAAAGAAATTAGAAAATGTTAGCATTATTATTGAAGATGTTCCGTCTTTAGAGGTTCAAAATAAGATGAAAAAAGGAAAATTGGACATTTTAGGTCTATATCATGGCGTCCCCTATCGGAAACGGGGTTTCTGGTATGGTAATACTTTACCTGATAGAATAATAATTTATCAAAAGCCGATTGAAAATATTGCCAAAACTGAAGAAGAGATTAAAGAATTAGTGCGAAAAGTTGTAATGCACGAAATCGGTCATTATTATGGCCTGTCAGATGAAGAACTTAGACAAGCAGGAGTATAA
- a CDS encoding choice-of-anchor J domain-containing protein, whose protein sequence is MQKFKITQILFFLLLPIILISVPLNESFTGTIFPPLGWRVINNDGGTQTWERYTTNFYTSPACVSSRYEGISLRNDDWLITPRLKCSEVTFDTLKFWYRKSGGGNPESLEIRLSTTGSNINDFTILLWAKKFTNTNYILKTIALDTFDGQEMYIAFVNKGLYGSRINLDDITGPEIKEIRDVAVDSIIYPSSSFVMRPLGRGFQPKARIKNYSNAIQRNIPVICSILGQNSVLRYENIKYLDSLLIDSSKTITFDTFVPIIAELCTIKIRTFLTDDTNSLNNQKIRQTQIIKPNYTGGPDAGYAYWIDSDTTGGPIYNWIDISTTGSPLPTGDVNVSGPIPIGFTFNFYGEPMTYFYYSTNGFISFNELSLSYNTNSPIPFSDAPNNIIAPFWDDLNILNARHKTFDLPPVRYKIIQWRGLVMSSGVNRDTVEFQIILYENGEIIFQYKRCENLYKLGLGQSATIGIENNTGLIGLQYLYNGAPEGNLLSAGRAIRFSRYSHDVSADSVLIPTRIGYGDTILPGVLIKNLGTNTETFCTYLKIEDNKDLVYLDSVEITNMLPATACTVNFQSWIGNQFGLFTATAWAKLDSDYIRSNDSCRKNIEVILPSPTLLFPSNNLSTNNTNLTFDWTDVNNATQYNLKVYEAKNEKQYAENGTIIWNISDLAKSKHIFDTIISVSECGPISFSEGTYFWRVRAGTENYWSNWSDTFKFTIDTTPPPIPILLNPSPNCTLSLECPNFVWRTSLTASEYNLLVIKAEDTLLNILTSDSIYSPSRPLPIGEYLWSVRCRDRANNWSDYAMFWRFYVNYPIWQRKSDIPDSNSLKPVKDGGCLTSDGNKIYALKGNNTQDFYAYDITTNKWQIKSPVPFFIRDSIVIKRKVKAGASLVYADGIIFAIKGNNTKEFWKYEPGNDTWSFCQLAPSIKPFKDGSSLTYYNGNIYCLVGSSRDCEFLKYDISQNSWEQLDSPPKGIHNRIFKSGSCIVYGGNNKIYALKGGAKYNEFYCYDINENSWTEKESLPYLPYGKRYKVRAGGAITYDGQNMLYAIKGNKCQEVWAYNTLSGHWQFQDTIPKLNKRSFPKNGASLIFANNRLFILKGNRTREFWAYIPQNIGKRQNLIIGNENQQIEQNIKQSIKQNVRHKKQIVSKVIYFSNRKMKIRADNAISESTVIRLYDIQGRLLKSIIRQISNSGLDSEISLDNLPKGIYFLVISQ, encoded by the coding sequence ATGCAAAAATTTAAAATAACTCAAATATTATTTTTTTTATTGTTGCCAATAATCTTAATTTCAGTTCCGCTAAATGAAAGTTTTACGGGCACAATTTTTCCTCCTTTAGGCTGGAGAGTGATAAATAATGATGGCGGTACACAAACCTGGGAGAGATATACGACTAATTTTTATACTTCACCGGCGTGTGTTTCTTCAAGATATGAAGGTATCAGCCTACGCAATGATGATTGGCTGATAACACCAAGGTTAAAATGTAGTGAGGTGACTTTTGATACGCTTAAGTTTTGGTATCGCAAATCAGGTGGCGGAAATCCAGAAAGTCTTGAAATTAGACTGTCGACTACAGGTAGTAATATTAATGACTTTACAATTTTACTCTGGGCAAAAAAATTCACAAATACTAATTATATCTTAAAAACTATTGCGCTTGATACTTTTGATGGCCAAGAAATGTATATTGCCTTTGTGAATAAAGGTCTATATGGAAGTCGGATTAATCTTGATGACATTACTGGACCTGAGATTAAAGAGATTAGGGATGTTGCTGTTGATTCTATTATATATCCCAGCAGTTCCTTTGTGATGAGACCTTTGGGCCGTGGTTTTCAACCAAAGGCACGAATAAAGAATTATAGTAATGCAATTCAAAGAAATATTCCTGTTATTTGCTCAATTCTTGGACAGAATTCGGTTTTACGCTATGAAAATATAAAATATCTTGATAGTTTATTAATTGATAGTTCAAAGACAATTACCTTTGATACATTTGTGCCGATAATTGCTGAATTATGCACGATTAAAATTAGAACTTTCTTAACTGATGATACGAACTCATTGAATAATCAAAAGATACGGCAGACTCAAATAATTAAGCCTAATTATACTGGTGGTCCTGATGCGGGCTATGCATATTGGATTGATTCTGATACGACCGGCGGTCCAATTTATAATTGGATAGATATTTCAACAACTGGTTCACCATTACCAACAGGTGATGTTAATGTCAGCGGTCCAATTCCTATCGGCTTTACTTTTAATTTCTACGGTGAACCAATGACCTACTTCTATTATTCGACCAATGGTTTTATAAGTTTTAATGAACTTTCTCTTTCATACAATACGAATTCGCCAATTCCGTTTTCTGATGCGCCTAATAATATTATCGCACCTTTTTGGGATGATTTGAATATCTTAAATGCTCGGCACAAAACATTTGATTTACCGCCGGTCCGTTACAAAATAATCCAATGGAGAGGATTGGTGATGAGTAGCGGAGTTAATCGCGATACAGTCGAATTCCAAATAATTCTATATGAAAATGGCGAGATTATTTTTCAATATAAGCGTTGTGAAAATCTCTACAAATTAGGACTTGGTCAATCAGCAACAATTGGTATTGAAAATAACACTGGTTTAATTGGCTTGCAATATCTTTATAATGGTGCGCCAGAAGGAAATTTATTAAGTGCCGGCAGGGCAATTCGTTTTTCTCGGTATAGTCATGATGTTTCAGCAGATTCGGTACTTATTCCGACTCGGATTGGTTATGGTGACACTATTTTACCCGGAGTTCTTATTAAAAACTTAGGTACAAACACTGAGACTTTTTGTACATACCTAAAAATTGAGGATAATAAAGATTTAGTTTATTTGGATTCTGTTGAAATTACTAATATGTTGCCGGCAACTGCCTGCACAGTAAATTTTCAGAGTTGGATTGGTAATCAGTTTGGTCTATTTACTGCTACTGCCTGGGCTAAATTAGATTCTGACTATATTAGAAGCAACGATTCTTGTCGTAAAAATATTGAAGTGATACTTCCATCTCCTACTTTATTGTTTCCATCTAATAATCTATCTACTAATAATACAAATTTAACATTCGATTGGACTGATGTTAATAATGCCACTCAATACAATTTGAAAGTGTATGAGGCGAAAAACGAAAAGCAATATGCAGAAAACGGAACTATAATATGGAATATAAGCGATCTTGCCAAAAGTAAACATATATTTGATACAATCATATCTGTTTCTGAATGTGGTCCGATTAGTTTTTCAGAAGGAACATATTTTTGGCGGGTCCGGGCTGGAACGGAAAATTATTGGAGTAATTGGAGTGATACTTTTAAGTTTACAATTGATACCACACCGCCGCCAATTCCAATATTATTAAATCCATCTCCCAATTGCACACTCTCTCTTGAATGTCCGAATTTTGTCTGGCGAACAAGTTTAACCGCATCGGAGTATAATCTTTTAGTTATTAAGGCAGAAGATACCTTGCTAAATATACTAACTTCAGATTCTATTTATTCACCCAGTCGTCCTTTACCAATTGGTGAATATCTTTGGTCAGTCAGATGTCGAGACCGAGCAAATAATTGGTCGGATTATGCGATGTTCTGGCGCTTTTATGTTAATTATCCGATCTGGCAAAGAAAAAGCGATATTCCTGATAGTAATAGTCTTAAACCAGTAAAAGACGGTGGTTGTCTTACAAGCGACGGAAACAAAATTTATGCGCTGAAAGGAAACAACACTCAAGATTTTTATGCTTATGATATTACCACTAACAAATGGCAGATTAAATCACCCGTTCCATTTTTTATTAGAGATTCAATTGTAATAAAACGCAAAGTAAAAGCTGGAGCATCACTGGTCTATGCTGATGGGATTATTTTTGCTATAAAAGGAAATAATACCAAAGAATTTTGGAAATACGAACCCGGAAACGATACTTGGTCTTTTTGTCAATTAGCACCTTCAATAAAACCTTTCAAGGATGGCTCAAGTTTGACCTATTATAATGGAAATATCTATTGTTTAGTTGGCAGTAGTCGTGACTGCGAGTTTCTTAAATATGACATTTCTCAAAACAGTTGGGAACAACTTGATTCACCACCAAAAGGAATTCACAACCGAATTTTTAAATCTGGCAGTTGTATTGTTTATGGTGGAAATAATAAAATCTATGCTCTTAAAGGTGGGGCAAAATATAATGAGTTTTACTGTTATGATATTAATGAAAACAGTTGGACTGAAAAAGAAAGTTTACCATACTTACCTTATGGTAAAAGATATAAAGTCAGAGCCGGCGGGGCAATAACTTATGATGGTCAAAATATGCTTTATGCGATAAAAGGCAATAAATGCCAAGAAGTTTGGGCTTACAATACACTTTCCGGGCATTGGCAGTTTCAAGATACAATACCCAAATTAAATAAAAGAAGTTTTCCGAAAAATGGCGCGAGTCTTATTTTTGCTAATAATCGGTTATTTATACTGAAAGGTAATCGAACACGGGAATTCTGGGCATACATTCCTCAGAATATAGGCAAAAGACAAAATTTGATAATTGGAAATGAAAATCAGCAGATAGAACAAAATATAAAACAAAGTATAAAACAAAATGTCAGACACAAAAAACAGATTGTTAGTAAAGTCATCTATTTCTCAAATAGAAAAATGAAAATTAGGGCGGATAATGCGATTTCAGAATCAACAGTTATTAGATTGTATGATATTCAAGGTAGATTACTGAAGTCAATAATACGACAAATTTCTAATAGTGGTTTGGACTCGGAAATATCTTTAGATAATTTACCAAAAGGTATTTACTTTTTAGTGATTTCACAATAA
- the dnaN gene encoding DNA polymerase III subunit beta has translation MQCVIEKELFLEGLSGVVQILLTKTTYPVLQNVFLESTGDNLIVKATDLDSYVEKRLPLTEKGKSGKVIVSGKKLLEAVRELSADKLSLTLKDSRVYLEADGSTSIFSGLDPTEFPEVPSLPQDNEIEFPLATLEEIFKATSFATSKDESRPAICGVYWKVSPTETRMVATDTYRLAFAKKKGKFGGKLEVIIAPKIFALFPKGVDKIKVCVDPAKIGLVFPNTTIISRLIEGPYPDYERIMPKQYPFRMQTNVVNFSSALRRAAVFAHPAGRLVILNLSVKESSIFAETQDLGQTTQMFDADYEGDDLKIGFNVDFLLEVLKHIDSDEVIMEFLNPLAAGVVKPASSESEIEKIYLLMPIRLE, from the coding sequence ATGCAATGTGTTATTGAAAAAGAGTTATTCTTAGAAGGTTTAAGCGGTGTTGTGCAAATTCTTTTGACAAAAACCACATATCCGGTTTTACAAAATGTCTTTTTAGAAAGCACTGGCGACAATTTAATTGTTAAAGCAACAGACCTTGACTCTTACGTGGAAAAACGATTGCCTTTAACGGAAAAGGGTAAATCCGGCAAGGTCATTGTCTCCGGAAAAAAGTTATTGGAAGCAGTAAGAGAGTTATCTGCTGATAAATTATCTCTAACCCTTAAGGATAGCAGAGTCTATTTGGAGGCCGACGGTAGCACATCAATCTTTTCTGGCTTGGACCCAACTGAATTTCCTGAAGTTCCCAGTTTGCCCCAAGATAATGAAATTGAGTTTCCATTAGCAACATTAGAAGAAATTTTTAAGGCAACGAGTTTTGCTACGAGTAAAGATGAAAGTCGACCGGCAATATGTGGAGTATATTGGAAAGTGTCACCAACTGAAACCCGAATGGTTGCAACTGATACTTATCGTTTGGCTTTTGCTAAAAAGAAAGGTAAATTTGGTGGTAAACTGGAAGTGATTATTGCACCTAAAATCTTTGCACTCTTTCCTAAAGGTGTTGATAAAATTAAAGTATGTGTCGACCCAGCAAAAATCGGGTTAGTCTTTCCTAATACTACTATTATCAGCCGGTTGATTGAAGGTCCTTATCCTGATTATGAGCGGATTATGCCAAAGCAATATCCGTTTCGTATGCAAACTAATGTTGTCAACTTCTCATCTGCATTACGCCGGGCAGCAGTCTTTGCCCACCCTGCTGGACGCCTTGTTATCTTAAATTTGTCGGTTAAAGAATCTTCGATTTTTGCTGAAACCCAAGACCTTGGTCAGACTACCCAGATGTTTGATGCCGATTATGAAGGTGATGATTTAAAGATTGGATTTAATGTCGACTTTCTTTTAGAAGTTTTGAAACATATTGATAGCGATGAGGTAATAATGGAATTCTTAAATCCCCTTGCCGCTGGAGTCGTAAAACCTGCATCGTCTGAATCAGAAATTGAAAAGATTTATCTCTTAATGCCGATTCGACTTGAATAA